The following is a genomic window from Bacteroidales bacterium.
TCAGCATTATGAAAGTTTATCCTGCATTAAATAAGTTTGCAAAGCAGAATGGTTTCAATGAAGAAAGTGCAGTAATGGAAATGTATGATGTTCCAAACAAAAAAATTTTATACAGAAAAGAGTTAATTAAAAAATGAGAAAAAATTTTACAACAGTCTTTTCTATTTTTATTGCAGATGTAGTATTAGCTTGTACAACTTTTTCTTTTTCAGATAAAATCCAAAATAGAAATGATTTTCACGAATATACATAAGAAGCAAACTACAAGCTACAAGAGTATGTTGTATTAAATGTTGATTTTTTATAAAATAATGTTCCCAAAGAAGCAATAATTGCATCGGCAAAATATCAGGAAATAATAATATGTATTGATGAATAAAAACAACCTGATAGTAGAAACCTACACAATAATGTCTTATTTTTACAATTTTGAGGTATAACAAGACTATACTTTTACATCGTAAATTATTTCAATTTAAACTTAAAAAGCAGATTACAATGAAAAAGTTAGTTTCTTGGGTAGAGATACCCGCAGTAGATTTCAAAAGAGCAGTTGATTTTTACAATAATATCTTGCAAATTGATTTGGAAGTTATTGATTGTGGAGAGGAAAAAATGGCGTGCTTTCCAACTGGAGAAGGTGCCATTTCTTATGCACAAGGATTTAAACCTTCAAAAAATGGCTTGCTCGTAAGTCTAAATACTGAAAACGATTTAGGCGGAACAATTATCAGGGTTGAGAAAAATGGAGGAGAAATAGTTCAGCCAAAAACTAAAATTCAAGCAGAAGGACGTGGATATTTTGCAATATTTATTGATTGTGAAGGAAATAAAATCGGGCTTTATGGCGATGAATAATTAATTAAGAATTGCTGCTTCTTTTATAAGAAGCAGCAATTTTAAGATAACAATATTAACTTTGTTAAAAAATAGAAAATGAGTTTCCAAATCTCTGCTCCATCTAATTTTTTATCTCCTTATGTGAAACAATATTGGGCAATAGAAAATTGTATTCAGCCCGGGGAATCACATATTCAGCGAATAGTTCCCACTGGATTAGTGGAACTATTTTTCTATTTTGGTAACAAACCAAAAGCAGTTAATAAAAACAGACGTTTACTTGATAACACATTGATAAGTGGTCAGCAAAAGGAACATTATGACATTGTAGTTACAGGAAATTTATCAACGTTTTCAGTAACACTCCTACCACAAGGAGCAATGATGTTTTTCGATTTGCCTTTAATTGAACTATATGACCAGACTATTCCACTCCAATATTTGCAAAAAGATGCAATTGATAAAGTTGAGTCAGATTTGTTTGAATCAAAAACATTCTCAGAGAAAGTTTTTGTAATTGAGAATTTTTTAGCTCAGAAATTTTTGAAAAATTACAGAGAATATGATGCTGCTCGAATAAATGGTAGTATTAGGTTGATAAATCAAACAAATGGGATAGTAAGTATAAACACTTTAGCTTCCCGTGCTTGCCTGAGTAGAAAGCAATACGAAAGAATCTTTGGAGATTCCGTTGGCATTTCACCAAAACGTTTTTTGCGAATTATTAGATTCCAAAATGCAATTTTTCGAAAGCAATTAAATAGCAAAATCCGTCTGACAGACTTAGCCTATGATTGTGGATATTACGACCAATCTCATATGATAAACGATTTTAAATATTTATCAGGTATGACTCCGAAGCAATATTTCTCGGATTGTGAACCATATTCGGATTATTTTAAATAATGTTATGATTTACAAAAATTTAAGTCATTTTTTAATTTCTTTTTTGATTTTTTTATTTCAAAATGCTCTATTTGTAAAAGACACAACTGTTTTTTCATCTGTGTATAGAACTTTTTATAATCAAACTATTTTCAGGTTTTGAAAGGATTATTGCCAAATGCCTATATCTAAAGCGTCTCACAAAATAGTGAGACTACAATTTTGGAAAAGTGAAACTCCTGAACTCTAAAGTGAGAATCTATATTAAAATCTTTATGATAGTTTTGTTAAAACTTTTAAAAAATCTAAAGATGAAAAAAACAGCAATCACATTTATTTTGGCTTTATCATTTATTATAATAAATTCATGCTCAACAACCGAGCAAACAACAGCAACAGACAGAAAATTGAAGTTTTCGTTCCAAGTCGGAGCTAATTTAGGTGGTATAATTGAAAATACAGATATGACTGTAGTTCCCAATGTAAAAATCCCGCCTGAAGCTTCGGTTGACGCATTTACCGGTGCCACACGAATAGGCTTTAATGCTGGTATGCATATAAACAAAGCATTAAAAAGAAACCAGATTGAAGCCGGAATTGATTATATTTATAATCATCAAACTTTTACATATAACGATGCGGAAAACATGTATATTGGGATTCGTGAATTAAATGTTTCACAAGTTCTATTTCCACTTACTTATAATCTTGAGCTTTTAAAAAAACATTTTCCAGATGCCGATATTCAATTTAAAGTAGGTTATTTGGGACAACTTAATTTTATTTCTGCCAATGGAACAGGTGTCTTGCCCGAATATTCTTTAAACGCATGGTCAAACGGTCTGACATTCGGAATATCAGCTTTCCCTTTCCAATTTGACAAGGGAAGTAAACTGGGTTTTTATTTCGATATGTATAGAGGAAGTCAAATTTACGAAGATTATTACAATCAATCCTCCTTTGCTATGCCAGGGTCAAGTTTTATGAAATTTGGTGTTAAGTATCAATTTAAGTAAAAAAATCGGTTCTATGTTGAATTGAGTGGGTAATGCCTGCCTATCGGCAGACAGGTATTAATGATTAAATGCGTAAATGATAAAAAAATATCAGGAAATTTGCAGTAAATGTTATTTTGAAAGCGGTTTGGTATAATTTGTCTAATGACAGAGAAGAATTAATTTTATATTGAGCTTGTCGAAGTAAAGGCTCACAAAAGAAGCAAATGAAATAGCATTTAATCATTTATGCATTTAAGCATTTAATTTATCATATCCACTAAAATTTATACTGAACAGAGTCAAAGTATAACAATAGAACCAAAATTAATAACACATGAAATACATATTTTTATCTTTGATATTTTTGCACGGAGCAATCCACATGTTTGGATTTGCGAAAGCTTTCAATCTGGCACAAATAAACCAAATAAATGTTAGTATCTCTAAAATTCAGGGGCTTATTTGGTTTATTGCATTTCTTTTTTTTATAGTTACCGGTGAAGCACTTATTTCAAAAAATCCATGGTGGTACTGGACAGCAATTGCAGCAGTAATAATTTCAACTGTCCTTATTATTTCTGTTTGGAAAGATGCAAAATTCGGTACTATTCCTAATGTTATTATCATCATGGTTGTTTTGTTTTCTCTTTCATCCGATATTTTTAATAAAAAAGTAGAAAATGAAATATCTACAATAATAAAACAAGCAGACACAAGCAAAATCTCCATAATTACAAAAGAACAACTTGATGATTTGCCATATCCGGTTGCAAAATGGTTAAAAGCATCGGGGATAATTGGTAAAGAAAAAATAAACACTGTTTGGCTTAGCCAAAAAGCCAGGATGAAAATGAAACCCGAACAAAAGGACTGGAATGATGCAGTTGCCGAACAATATATTTCAGCAGAAAACCCTGCGTTTATATGGAAAGTAAAAATGAATATGCCACCATTTATTAAAATAACCGGAAGAGATAAGTTTGTTGATGGAAAAGGCGAGATGCTTATAAAAATGTTTTCACTACTGAATATTGTAAATGAAAAAGGCGAAAAAATGGATGAAGGCAGCTTGCAACGTTTTCTCGGTGAAATTGTTTGGTTTCCGTCAGCAGCTCTAAGTCAGTATATAATATGGGAAGCAATTGATTCACTATCAGCCAAAGCCACAATGAATTACAAAGGTACAAGTGGTTCAGGCACTTTTTATTTCAACGAACAGGGAAACAATGTTAAATTCAGTGCTCTCAGATATAAAAGCAATGAAGCTGATGCCCAACGATATGAATGGATAGTAACAATAAAAGAACATTCAATTAAGAACGGTATAAAAATACCAACGAGACTGGAAGCAACATGGATGCTCGAAAACGGGAATTGGACATGGTTAGATTTGGAAATTATTGATATTCGCTATAATACCGGTATAGAAATTGATTAAGAAGCTAAACTTAAATATGATTAACCGGATATATTGAAATTAATAAAAGAAATATGCGAAAGATAGCTTTTATAAGACCACCCGAAAAACCTTTAGAATAGATTTCAAAATATGGAAGCATAACTTTTAATCAGGCAGGAAAACATGGCAAATACATGAAAACCTTATTTCTTAAAAATATATCATATACTTTGTTTAATTTGTTTCAGGTAACTGGTAATTAATTGCCAAAATTTTTCATACGGAATCAGCTCTATTATATCATAAGATTTTTGTCCCATTTCATTATATTTATTAAGCATTTTTTGCTCTCTTTCATTCATTTCCAAGCGGTCAAAACCACGGGCAGCGACTTTTCCCAAAGCTTTGAAAAAAATAATTGTGCGAATACAATTTAATGTTTTTAAATAACGGTAATAGTATATCAGTAAATTACTCCCTTCATAATCTATCTCAATAAAATTTTTCATAGCCAACAATTGCAAACGTATTATCAATAACATAATATTATAGCCATACTTGTCTTTAGACGATTTTTTTGTTTTTCCCAAAAAACTGTTTAGATTAAAACCATCTTTATACGACCTGATATATTTAAAAAGTTCTACCTGATCGGTTGCTACATAAATGAAATACAAGTATGCTTCCCTGATCGCCCATGCCGATTTATCATATGACTCGAGAAATTGATATTGGGATACATTATAAACTTCATGAAGAATTTTACCTGCTTCTTCATATTGCTCCTGCTTAATTTTTACATCAAAGTTTAATTGCTGAATCAAAAACTTATTAAATGCCCTGTAATCACAATATTCCATACAAATTTTCAAATATTGTTCAGCCTTTTCTAACTGACGTATGTTTCTGTAATACAAAGCATAAGCATAATTAATTTCCAGTAATATTCCCTTACTTTTAATAAAATTGAAGTCTTCAACCAATCCTTTCAGCTTATTAATATTTTCAAGTACCTTGTCAAATTCGTTAAGTTGGTTATATTTTATCAGGTTAATACGATATAAATATAATTTCAAAAAAGGACTATCATATTCTTCTATCCAATGCACTATGGTTTCAGTATAACGTGATGCTTCAAATACAAATTCAGGGATTTTGGCAACTGTATATTTTGTTTTTGCATACAGAATTTCCCACATGCCTCGAGATTCGTTATAATACCGCCGGTATTTACTAAGGATTTTTACTTTTTCATCATATTGATAAGTTTCAACAGGAAAGCCTTTGAGTGAATATACTGAACGCAATTTTTTGGCTGCGATTACTTGTAAATCAATTAAATAATATTTCTCTGCCGTTTGTTCTACTTTTGTTATAGTTTTTGTTGGGTTGTGATACACATTTTCTAACAGTAACTTCTCGGCAATATTTAATTCTTTTTCAACAGTAAACTGAATATTTGCATAATTCTCTTCAAAAGCTTCAGCATAATCCAAAATAAATACTAGTTCAGATAGTTTTTGAACCAGATTGCGTTTTAACATTAAATATTTCTTGTCAGATTTGTTTGATTTATAAATCAACTGAGCAGCTTCATCATCGGATTTAACTCCTTTAATTATTACAAGATCGTATAACTTTCGAATTTTAGAATTCTTTGGTAAATATTTGTCAAATTCACTTGGCTTCTTTTTAGATAGAACAAAAGCAAGTTCTTTTATCAAATCCATGATTTACAGTTTACAATTTTCCTAAAGTTAATTATTTATGACTAATTAGCCTGATTAATTCATAAGTTTTCGTTATGAGAGTTGAAAGTACCAATAGAATTGGAAAGCGTAGAATTGAGCCTCACAGACATAGCCTTAGCTATGGCGAGAAGCAAAATTTGAGCATTTTCAATTATAGCTGGTAATTTCAGCTCGGAATAGATAATTTATGAATTATTCAGGTTAGAAAAAACCAAAATGAATTATATGATAAATTAATGTTAAGTTATGGTAAATTTGGCAAATCAGGATTTTACTATTAAGCTTAAAATGTAAAAAATTAAATATTTGAAAATTCTTAAGCAATAAACATGATAATAAAGCGGTAAAATGTTGATTTTGTGAAGCTTGTGTTTTGTTGTTATTAGTATAAGAATACTAAAATATCTCATCGAATTAAATTAGTTAAACTATAAAAACTAACTGAATCAGGGGCAAAATCATAAATGTTGATTTTACTTTCAATAAAAAATTGTAATTGCAAGATATTTATAATATGTCTAATTTTTACAAAATTTTTACTGCTAACTAACAAATAAAGATTATGAAAGCTTCAAATTTCCACCTTAAATTACTGCTTTTACCTATTTTTTTCTTGTTCCTTATTCAGTCCGTACTTTCACAAACGCCACCTCCTGATCTTAATGGAGAAGCCTTGCGTACATGGCTGAAGCAAAATTATTACGATGGCAATCATACTCAATTAGGATATGATAATGCGCGTATGCGTATGTATAACTATATTGATAATCACAATAATACCATTACAGGTGTTTATTCCGGCTTTCAAGTTAGCTGGACATATGGAGGAACAGGCACAAATCCTACTCCAATTAATTGTGAGCATACGGTTCCTCAGAGCTTTTTTAATTACGATGAACCAATGAAATCGGATATTCATCATTTATTTCCTTCATATCTAAATTGGAACAGTACCCGCTCAAATCATCCATTTGCCGATATTGACGATAATGTAACCATAAAATGGATGTATCTTGATCAATCACAAACAACAATTCCAACAAATAACATAGATTTATACAGCGAATATGCCAATTCAACTTTCGAGCCTCGCGAAGATCACAAAGGGAATTTAGCTCGTGGGATTTTCTATTTTTATACTATGTATCCTACGCAAGCCGGTGATATTAGTAGTGTTGCAGATATTAACACCTTATATCAATGGCACATGGATGATCCTGTTGATGCCTCAGAAATTTCCAGAAATGACGCTATTCAAACATATCAGGGCGACAGAAACCCTTACATTGACCAACCCGATTTAGTTGCAAGAGCATGGGATCTAACTCCGGTAACAGTACCTTCTGCTCCAACACTACAATTGAATGCTACAGTATCTTCTCTTGATTTAAACTGGAACGATGTTACTGTTGAAGACGGCTACAAATTATACCGCTCAGATAATGGAGTCAGTTATTTTTTAATGGTTGACCTTGTTGCAAATGTTACAGGTTATCAGGACAATAACGTATCAACAGGTATTACTTACTATTATTATATTATTGCATACAACGGAGAAGGTAACAGCGATAATAGTAATGTTGTAAGTGGACAATTACAAAGCGGTTCAGGAATTGCGGCAGATTTAATTCTCTCAGAATATGTTGAAGGTTCATCCTATAATAAAGCAATAGAAATTGCAAACTTTACAGGTGATGTTGTTGACCTTACAAATTATTCAATTATGAAACAAACCAATGGTGCTGGTGATTGGGCTTCTGAATTAAGCTTAAGCGGAACATTAGCAGACGGTGAGGTTTATGTAATTGTTAATTCACAGGCAGATAGCGAATTGGCTTCTTTGGCTGATATGTTAACAGGTTCACATGCATTAACTTTCAATGGAAATGATCCGGTTGGTTTGTTTAAAAACAGCCAATTAATAGATGTACTTGGTACGTTCAACAATAAAAAAAATTATGCCAAAGACATTACTTTAGTACGTAATTCATCAGTTAATACTCCAAATACCACTTATACGGTTGCTGAATGGGATACATATGCACAAAACACATTTACAAACCTTGGAAGCCATACAATGAACGGCGGAGCAATTGTTGATACTGAAGCACCTTCAATACCTAACGGCTTAGGCTCATCAGATGTTACTGAAACTACATTTACTCTTTCGTGGAACGCTTCAACGGATAATGTTGCAGTTACTGCTTATGATGTGTACCAGGATGGTTCATGGATTGGTTCTTCTGCAAACACTTCTTACAATATTTCAGGATTATCTGCATGGACTACTTATTCTATGACAGTAAAAGCAAAAGACGCAGCAGGAAATGTTTCGGCTGCAAGTTCTGCTTTAAATGTAACCACTGCCGACACTCATGCTCCTTCTGTACCAGATGGATTGATAGCATCTAATATTACTGAAACTACATTCACTCTTGAATGGAATACTTCAACCGATAATGTTTCTGTAAGTGGATATGATATCTATCAGAATGGTTCGTTCATCGGTTCATCTTCAACCATTTCCTACAGTATTACTGGTTTGTCTGCCGAAACAACTTACTCTATGACTGTAAAAGCAAAAGATGCAGCAGGAAATACATCTTCAGCAAGTACTATACTTAATGTTACTACTGATGATACTCCTTCCGGTCTTGCAAGCGATCTTATCATTTCAGAATATATTGAAGGTTCATCTTATAATAAAGCACTGGAAATTGCCAACTTCACAGGTGCAGCAGTTGATCTTGCAAATTATTCCATAATGAAACAAACCAATGGTGCAGGCAGTTGGGCAAGCGAATTGACATTAAGCGGCACATTGGCTGATGGAGAAGTATATGTTATTGTTAATTCACAAGCCGGAAGCACACTTTCTTCTGCAGCAGATTTAATAACAGGTTCACAAGCTTTGACCTTTAACGGTAATGATCCGGTTGGATTATTTAAAAACAGCATTTTAATAGACATTCTTGGAACATTTAACAGTTCTGCTATTTTTGCCCAGGATGTTACTTTAGTACGTAAATCTACTGTTACATCTCCAGCTTCAACCTATAATATTAATGAGTGGGATTCTTATGGACAGAACACATTTTCTTACATCGGAAGCCACACAATGGGTGGTGGTTCTTCACCAACAGATCCGGTTGTTTTAGTTAATACTGATTTTGAAAGCGGATTTGATATCTGGACTGATGGAGGAGGAGACTGTGCACTCTATACCAGAAGCACATATGCATCGCAAGGTAGTAAAGCAGCAAACATTCAGGATAACTCCAGCACTTCTTCGTCATTCTATTTAACAAATGGCATTGATATACATACTCCTGATTATACTGAATTAACTATAGAATTTAGTTTTATGTCTATTAGTATGGAAACAGGAGAAAATTTCTTCTTTGAATACTATGATGGTTCAGTATGGAATATTATTGCTTCATTTTCTCGTGGTACCGATTTTGAAAATAATATATTTTATGCTGTTACTGTCCCAATTTATGAAACTGATTATAATTTCCCGACAGATATGAATCTTCGTTTCCGTTGTGATGCCAGCGATAACAAAGATGATATTTATATTGATGAAATCAAAGTAATTGCAACAACTGGTTCCACATTGAAGATTGCCTCAATTGCAAGTGGATACAGCCTAAAATCATTGAACAGGTCAGTTACGCCAGCAATTGAAGACCTTGAATTAGATATGAAACTTTATCCTATACCGGCTGTAACTTCAGCTACCTTAGAAGTATTATTTGAAGAAGACATTGGTGATATTCAAATACAGGTAGTTGACCTACAAGGCAGAGTTGTATTTAGCGATAAAAGAACTGTATTAAATAATTTTATGCAGCTTGATTTGAACGTATCAGATTATAAGAATGGTATTTATATGGTTATTATCAATAGTTCACATTTTAACTATAGCAAGAAGTTGATTGTTCGCTAAAAAATCAGCATTATTATAAAACAGAAGCCCAATACTTGATGAAGTAAGTATTGGGCTTTTTGTTCTAAGATCAATGCTATAAGCATTATTTTTATGGAAGACAAAACCCGACAGCACTTAAATTTCAATGTTACGAGAAATATATAGATTTAAAAAAATTATCGCCTAACTACCAAAACTTTATCTTTCCAAAATTAAATTAAATTTTCAAAAAAAGCACATAAAAATTTGCAAATTAAAAAAAACAATATACTTTTGTTTATAATATGACCATTAGTCATAAATTAAATACTAACATATATTATAGTCATGGGTATATCAGAACGCAAAGAACGTGAAAAAGAGCAGCGAAAAAACGACATAATTGATGCTGCCGAAAAAATATTCTTTAAAAAAGGAATAAATAATTCAACAATGGATGAAGTTGCTAAGGAAGCAGAACTTAGCAAAGGTACTCTTTATTTATATTTTAAAAGTAAAGAGGAAATTCATTTTGAACTTAAATCAAGAGCCCTAAATATTCTAAATAAAATGTTTAAAGAATCTATTTCTGAAAACAAAACCGGTTTTGAAAATTGTATGGAAATTGGAAAAGCTTATGTAAATTTTGTGAATAAATACAGTAATTATTATAAAGTAATAGTGCATTTTGAAACCAATGATTGTAGTGTTTGCAGCTTTAGAGAAAAATGTGAGAGCTTTTTTAAAGAAGACAATCCCTTACATTTTTTTATACAAGTAATTGATAAAGGCATAAAAGATAGTTCAATAAGAAATGATATTCCTGCAAAAGTTTTGGCACAAACTCTTTGGGCACAAATGACAGGAATTCTTCAATTTATTTCAACTAAACAAAAAATATTAGAATTTACAGATGTAAGAACCGAAGAAATAGTTAATAGCCAGTTTGAAATTATTAAAAACGGTATTAGAAAAAAAGAAGGCTAAGGAGTTTTAATGGTTGAATGGCTAAATAGTTAAATAATAAAAACTCTGCGTCTCTGTGTCTCAGCGTTCAGATTTTTTAACGCAGAGTCGCAAAGACGCAGAGAATAAAAGAAATTAATTAAAATAAAAAATGGATTATAATTAATTAACACAAAAGATAATTGTATCAGTAATTGAAATCTATTTTAAAAGGAAGGAATAAAGAAAAAAGCAAATAAATTGTTTAATTAATGGAATAAAAAACTCTGCATCTCTGTGTCTCAGCGTTCAGTTTTTTTAACGCAAAAACGCAGAGAAAAAAATAAGATTACAAATAGCAACTGAATTACCATAAAATAATTATGTAAAAATTATGACACAAAACAAAACAGCTTTAATAACAGGTGCTTCAAGCGGAATTGGTTATGAATTTGCAAAATTACTCGCAAAGGATAACTATAATTTAATTTTGGTAGCAAGAAGCGAAGAAAAACTTAACTATTTGAAAAACTATTCAGAAGCTGAATATAAAATTTCTGTTAAAGTAATTGTTAAAGACTTATCAAAAATTGCGTCGGTTGATGAAATCTATAATGAACTTGTAAGAAAAAAAATTTATATTGATATTTTAATAAATAATGCAGGCTTTGGAAATTTTGGGAAATTTTCTGAAACAAACTGGCAAACCGAAGCAGAAATGATACAGTTAAATATTTTGGCTCTTACACATTTAACAAAACTCTTTTTAAAAGGCATGATTGAACGAAAAAGAGGAAAAATTTTAAATGTTGCTTCAACCGGTTCTTTTCAACCTTGTCCGTTAATGGCTGTTTATGGTGCAACAAAAGCTTATGTATTATCATTTTCAGAGGCAATTGCAAATGAACTTAAAGGAACAGGAATTACAGTAACAGCATTGTGCCCGGGACCAACTGAAACAAATTTTTTTAAAGTCGGGAAATTTGAAGAATCAAAAATAGTAAAAAACAAAAAACTTCCTTCTGCTGAGGATGTTGCAAAATATGGCTACAATGCTATGAATAAATCAAAAACTGTTGCGATTCATGGATTAATGAACAAAACACTTGCTTTTTTAGTCGGATTTGCACCAAGAAATTTAGTTACTAATGTTAGTCGTAAAAAAATTAATTAGTGTTTATCCATAAAGTCAATGTTTTGTTCAGAATGTCCCGTAGGGACAAACTATTTATAGCCCCCGATTTTAATCGGGGGTGTTGATAATCAGCAAGATAACCGCCGAAAGCACTAAGTTGATTAGTAGTAAATATTTGCATTCGGCGGAATATTGCGACTTTACGGATGCACACTAATTAGGAACAAATACTGGTTATTAATTTTAGAAATATTCAACAATAATTAATATGATAAGTAGTAAAGTAATTGTAGTTATTATTCTTTTTTCAGTATTAGTCAGTTTTATATTTATTACTTCTTTTAAAAAAATTAAACCGGTAATGATTAAATATTTATATAATACTCAATTGCCGGTAATTAAAGAAAATTGGAAAGGCAACTTAATTATAGACGGACAGTTTACAAATAGCAATACTAAAGAAAATATTCCTTTAAAAGATGTTATAAAATGGAAATTTACTAAAAATCCTCAAAAAGAAGAGAAAAAAGCAGATACTTTTAAGCTTAAATTTTATACAAATAATGAATTTATTAATTCACCTGATGATATAATTGTATGG
Proteins encoded in this region:
- a CDS encoding VOC family protein, encoding MKKLVSWVEIPAVDFKRAVDFYNNILQIDLEVIDCGEEKMACFPTGEGAISYAQGFKPSKNGLLVSLNTENDLGGTIIRVEKNGGEIVQPKTKIQAEGRGYFAIFIDCEGNKIGLYGDE
- a CDS encoding endonuclease, with translation MKASNFHLKLLLLPIFFLFLIQSVLSQTPPPDLNGEALRTWLKQNYYDGNHTQLGYDNARMRMYNYIDNHNNTITGVYSGFQVSWTYGGTGTNPTPINCEHTVPQSFFNYDEPMKSDIHHLFPSYLNWNSTRSNHPFADIDDNVTIKWMYLDQSQTTIPTNNIDLYSEYANSTFEPREDHKGNLARGIFYFYTMYPTQAGDISSVADINTLYQWHMDDPVDASEISRNDAIQTYQGDRNPYIDQPDLVARAWDLTPVTVPSAPTLQLNATVSSLDLNWNDVTVEDGYKLYRSDNGVSYFLMVDLVANVTGYQDNNVSTGITYYYYIIAYNGEGNSDNSNVVSGQLQSGSGIAADLILSEYVEGSSYNKAIEIANFTGDVVDLTNYSIMKQTNGAGDWASELSLSGTLADGEVYVIVNSQADSELASLADMLTGSHALTFNGNDPVGLFKNSQLIDVLGTFNNKKNYAKDITLVRNSSVNTPNTTYTVAEWDTYAQNTFTNLGSHTMNGGAIVDTEAPSIPNGLGSSDVTETTFTLSWNASTDNVAVTAYDVYQDGSWIGSSANTSYNISGLSAWTTYSMTVKAKDAAGNVSAASSALNVTTADTHAPSVPDGLIASNITETTFTLEWNTSTDNVSVSGYDIYQNGSFIGSSSTISYSITGLSAETTYSMTVKAKDAAGNTSSASTILNVTTDDTPSGLASDLIISEYIEGSSYNKALEIANFTGAAVDLANYSIMKQTNGAGSWASELTLSGTLADGEVYVIVNSQAGSTLSSAADLITGSQALTFNGNDPVGLFKNSILIDILGTFNSSAIFAQDVTLVRKSTVTSPASTYNINEWDSYGQNTFSYIGSHTMGGGSSPTDPVVLVNTDFESGFDIWTDGGGDCALYTRSTYASQGSKAANIQDNSSTSSSFYLTNGIDIHTPDYTELTIEFSFMSISMETGENFFFEYYDGSVWNIIASFSRGTDFENNIFYAVTVPIYETDYNFPTDMNLRFRCDASDNKDDIYIDEIKVIATTGSTLKIASIASGYSLKSLNRSVTPAIEDLELDMKLYPIPAVTSATLEVLFEEDIGDIQIQVVDLQGRVVFSDKRTVLNNFMQLDLNVSDYKNGIYMVIINSSHFNYSKKLIVR
- a CDS encoding AraC family transcriptional regulator encodes the protein MSFQISAPSNFLSPYVKQYWAIENCIQPGESHIQRIVPTGLVELFFYFGNKPKAVNKNRRLLDNTLISGQQKEHYDIVVTGNLSTFSVTLLPQGAMMFFDLPLIELYDQTIPLQYLQKDAIDKVESDLFESKTFSEKVFVIENFLAQKFLKNYREYDAARINGSIRLINQTNGIVSINTLASRACLSRKQYERIFGDSVGISPKRFLRIIRFQNAIFRKQLNSKIRLTDLAYDCGYYDQSHMINDFKYLSGMTPKQYFSDCEPYSDYFK
- a CDS encoding SDR family oxidoreductase; amino-acid sequence: MTQNKTALITGASSGIGYEFAKLLAKDNYNLILVARSEEKLNYLKNYSEAEYKISVKVIVKDLSKIASVDEIYNELVRKKIYIDILINNAGFGNFGKFSETNWQTEAEMIQLNILALTHLTKLFLKGMIERKRGKILNVASTGSFQPCPLMAVYGATKAYVLSFSEAIANELKGTGITVTALCPGPTETNFFKVGKFEESKIVKNKKLPSAEDVAKYGYNAMNKSKTVAIHGLMNKTLAFLVGFAPRNLVTNVSRKKIN
- a CDS encoding TetR/AcrR family transcriptional regulator, with amino-acid sequence MGISERKEREKEQRKNDIIDAAEKIFFKKGINNSTMDEVAKEAELSKGTLYLYFKSKEEIHFELKSRALNILNKMFKESISENKTGFENCMEIGKAYVNFVNKYSNYYKVIVHFETNDCSVCSFREKCESFFKEDNPLHFFIQVIDKGIKDSSIRNDIPAKVLAQTLWAQMTGILQFISTKQKILEFTDVRTEEIVNSQFEIIKNGIRKKEG